A genome region from Methanobrevibacter sp. includes the following:
- a CDS encoding aminopeptidase P family protein codes for MDLHVNNILKDLEKDDIQAYLITQFTNVEYISKYKPTSFAFCIIKENPIIYVSEMDMELAVRDSTINVKQYESYDVMIQELKKEGIENLAIEPALPYSTYAKFKDDFEISSQTYIDKQRMIKTDSEIEKITKATEIAQKSFLQLDILNNKSTEKAVAFDLVRHMIENGASRESFDTIVTSGPNSSLPHAIPQAKKLGRPVLIDWGAIFEGYCSDNTRTVVYSESQQEIWDIVAEAHDKTVKAIRPGLKCCEVDKVARDIIAEYGYGDKYIHSTGHSLGLDIHETPVFSSRDETIIEKGMVITVEPGIYLEGKFGVRLEDTVAISKKADVIGDLPLKID; via the coding sequence ATGGACTTACATGTAAACAATATTTTAAAAGACCTGGAAAAAGATGATATTCAAGCTTATTTAATTACACAATTCACAAATGTTGAATACATTTCCAAATATAAACCGACAAGTTTTGCTTTTTGCATTATTAAAGAAAATCCCATAATTTATGTATCTGAAATGGATATGGAATTGGCAGTTCGCGATTCAACAATAAATGTTAAACAATATGAATCATATGATGTGATGATACAGGAGTTGAAAAAAGAAGGTATTGAAAATCTTGCAATTGAGCCGGCACTGCCTTACAGCACCTATGCTAAGTTCAAGGACGATTTTGAAATATCTTCACAAACATACATTGATAAGCAGCGTATGATTAAAACAGATTCAGAGATTGAAAAAATCACAAAAGCGACTGAAATTGCCCAAAAATCTTTTTTGCAATTGGATATATTGAATAATAAAAGCACTGAAAAAGCGGTGGCATTTGATCTTGTTCGGCACATGATTGAAAATGGTGCTTCAAGAGAATCATTTGACACAATTGTAACAAGCGGACCTAATTCAAGCCTTCCTCATGCAATTCCCCAGGCTAAAAAATTAGGCCGGCCAGTCTTAATAGATTGGGGTGCAATCTTTGAGGGATACTGTTCGGATAATACTCGTACGGTGGTTTATAGTGAATCCCAACAGGAAATTTGGGATATCGTCGCAGAAGCTCATGATAAAACAGTTAAAGCAATCAGACCAGGTTTAAAATGTTGTGAGGTGGATAAGGTAGCTCGCGACATCATTGCTGAATATGGTTACGGTGATAAATATATTCACTCAACCGGCCATAGTTTAGGTTTGGATATTCATGAAACTCCAGTATTTTCATCCCGTGATGAAACAATAATTGAAAAAGGCATGGTTATAACAGTTGAACCTGGAATATATCTGGAAGGGAAATTCGGAGTGCGCCTGGAAGATACGGTTGCTATTTCAAAAAAAGCTGACGTTATCGGTGATTTGCCATTAAAAATTGATTAA
- a CDS encoding universal stress protein: MYKKILVPTDGSEFAKKAQKHALFLSKMTGAEIIALSVTENNFVNGLPLDDEVYQLNQVLKERSEENLKEFDKLNEDNLKITHVVREGSPAKIILEVAKEENVDLIVMGSSGKSGFDRFIMGSVADKVVNSAKCAVLVIH; the protein is encoded by the coding sequence ATGTATAAAAAAATATTGGTTCCAACTGATGGTTCCGAATTTGCAAAAAAAGCTCAAAAACACGCTTTGTTTTTATCAAAGATGACTGGAGCTGAAATAATAGCGCTGAGCGTTACAGAAAATAATTTTGTTAACGGACTTCCATTAGATGATGAAGTATACCAATTAAATCAAGTTTTAAAAGAAAGATCTGAAGAAAATCTTAAAGAATTTGATAAATTAAACGAAGATAATTTGAAAATTACTCATGTGGTTAGAGAAGGTTCACCTGCTAAAATTATTTTAGAGGTTGCCAAAGAAGAAAATGTTGATTTGATTGTAATGGGTAGTTCAGGTAAATCCGGATTTGATAGATTTATTATGGGCAGTGTTGCAGATAAAGTTGTTAATTCAGCTAAATGCGCAGTACTTGTAATTCATTAA
- a CDS encoding site-2 protease family protein, whose protein sequence is MFKFTSSEVRDLIIAFIVISLSFAIVNGGRDTSAVLAILPIVMVGVGAGFILHELGHKFVSMKYGYWAEFKLWPEGLIFALVSSFLGFVFAAPGAVYTYADYMTDEINGKISIAGPIVNIILALIFLAIAVAMYPSALYFETSALIFIICSVGYSINSFLAAFNLIPIGNLDGSKVLTWNFGIWIITIAIAGIMTLMSMTVGVESIVRLIIGL, encoded by the coding sequence ATGTTTAAATTTACAAGTAGTGAAGTAAGAGATTTGATAATTGCATTTATCGTCATTTCTCTCAGTTTTGCAATAGTAAATGGTGGAAGAGATACTTCCGCAGTTCTCGCCATTTTGCCAATTGTTATGGTTGGTGTGGGGGCAGGGTTTATTTTACACGAGCTTGGACATAAATTTGTCTCAATGAAATACGGATATTGGGCAGAATTTAAACTTTGGCCTGAAGGATTAATATTTGCACTTGTCAGTTCATTTCTAGGCTTTGTGTTTGCAGCTCCAGGTGCTGTATATACCTATGCAGATTACATGACTGATGAGATTAACGGTAAAATATCAATTGCAGGACCTATTGTCAATATTATTCTTGCATTAATATTTTTAGCAATAGCAGTGGCAATGTATCCATCTGCATTGTACTTTGAAACTTCCGCATTAATATTTATCATTTGTTCTGTCGGTTATTCCATTAACAGTTTCCTTGCTGCGTTTAATTTAATTCCGATTGGAAACTTGGACGGATCTAAAGTATTAACATGGAACTTTGGAATCTGGATTATTACAATTGCAATTGCAGGCATTATGACATTAATGTCTATGACAGTAGGTGTTGAAAGTATTGTAAGATTAATTATAGGATTATAA
- a CDS encoding YcaO-related McrA-glycine thioamidation protein produces the protein MTEKLTYFEGTHRVIAPKKTVEINWNKLKTAGITRIADISDLDRIGMPIFSAIRPTAEDGAVSIYGGKGISKDHAKASAMMEGFERYSAEKQENDKTIIATIEEISQKGKYIDPKSLNLPQKYEKEDIAQTPLEWSLSNDLISGDEYYVLSNAVFHPYNHDNNVESFFKSNTNGLASGNILDEAILHGIFEVIERDAWSIFELTHKNYSQINLDSIESELINNILDKFESNGIKIKLMDFTADIKVPTIAASADDTVTKDAGLLTLGMGTHLDPEVAILRALTEVAQSRATQINGAREDTVRADFAREAGYERMKRINKYYFKQEEKQINLQDIENKSATSINEDIDIVKEELMANDIKQILYTDLTRPELDVSVVRVIIPGMELYALDQSRAGYRFLRV, from the coding sequence ATGACTGAAAAACTAACTTACTTTGAAGGAACACACCGGGTTATCGCTCCGAAAAAAACAGTTGAAATTAACTGGAACAAGTTAAAAACTGCGGGAATTACCCGTATTGCAGATATTTCAGATTTGGACAGAATTGGAATGCCTATTTTTAGTGCAATAAGGCCCACTGCAGAAGACGGTGCAGTTAGCATTTATGGTGGAAAAGGAATTTCAAAAGACCATGCGAAAGCTTCAGCAATGATGGAAGGTTTTGAGAGATATTCTGCTGAAAAGCAGGAAAACGATAAAACCATAATTGCAACAATTGAAGAGATAAGTCAGAAAGGAAAGTATATTGATCCCAAATCTTTGAATTTGCCGCAAAAATATGAGAAAGAAGATATTGCACAGACACCTTTAGAATGGAGTTTGTCCAATGATTTGATATCCGGCGATGAATACTATGTTCTTTCAAATGCAGTATTCCATCCCTATAACCATGATAACAATGTTGAAAGCTTCTTTAAATCAAACACAAATGGACTTGCCTCAGGAAATATTTTAGATGAAGCCATTTTACATGGAATATTCGAAGTGATTGAAAGAGATGCCTGGAGCATCTTTGAATTGACACATAAAAATTATTCACAAATTAATTTGGACAGCATCGAAAGTGAACTGATTAATAATATTCTTGATAAATTCGAATCAAACGGAATTAAAATCAAGTTAATGGATTTCACAGCAGACATTAAGGTTCCAACAATAGCTGCTTCAGCAGATGATACCGTTACAAAAGATGCCGGTTTATTGACATTGGGTATGGGAACACACCTTGATCCGGAAGTTGCAATCCTAAGAGCCTTAACCGAAGTTGCGCAAAGCAGAGCAACACAGATTAACGGTGCCCGCGAAGATACTGTAAGAGCTGATTTTGCACGTGAAGCAGGTTATGAGCGAATGAAAAGAATCAATAAATATTACTTTAAACAAGAAGAAAAGCAAATTAACCTTCAGGATATTGAAAATAAATCCGCAACATCAATTAATGAAGATATTGATATTGTAAAAGAAGAATTAATGGCTAATGACATTAAACAAATTTTATACACTGATTTAACAAGACCCGAACTTGATGTGAGTGTTGTTAGAGTCATAATTCCAGGAATGGAATTGTACGCACTTGACCAAAGCCGTGCAGGATACAGATTCTTGAGAGTATGA
- a CDS encoding amidohydrolase family protein, which translates to MFTISNGIILKGRDLIPSRENIVVDDGKIIEIGKESAEGKIIDVEGAVVCPSFINGHVHIGDSIIKDEGYGLSLSEMVKPPHGVKHVALANAEDDELTDAMKSSMWDMVYSGTTHFIDYREGGIKGVKLLKEASKDIPIKPIILGRDDSFYGEDPDLHKVRIAIRKILKVAEGIAPSGFGEITAEVGEIISEECEKAGKISSIHVAESESNQIESINCCGLSEIEKGVASNFSQLVHLTNPKNNDLELVSNSNQNVVVCPRANASLNVGIAPLNKMIDLGLRPLLGSDNVMLNSPNMLRELEFSLKVMSVYYKNYIDPCELLKMATTNISDFGINNIIQKSMIAESHFAEFAVFKSYSKNPYLNIINRCETKNILCMINKKDHHII; encoded by the coding sequence ATGTTTACTATATCTAACGGAATCATATTAAAAGGCAGAGATTTAATTCCTTCCCGTGAAAATATTGTTGTTGATGATGGAAAAATCATTGAAATTGGAAAGGAATCTGCTGAAGGCAAAATTATCGATGTTGAGGGTGCTGTTGTTTGCCCGTCTTTTATAAATGGTCATGTTCATATTGGCGATTCTATTATTAAAGATGAGGGGTATGGTTTGTCCTTAAGTGAAATGGTTAAACCTCCTCATGGTGTTAAACATGTTGCCTTAGCCAATGCAGAGGATGATGAATTAACAGATGCAATGAAGTCTTCAATGTGGGATATGGTTTATAGCGGCACTACTCATTTTATTGATTATCGTGAAGGCGGAATAAAAGGAGTAAAACTTTTAAAGGAAGCTTCTAAAGACATTCCGATAAAACCGATTATTTTGGGCCGTGACGATAGTTTTTACGGTGAAGATCCTGATTTGCATAAAGTCAGAATAGCTATTCGCAAAATTCTTAAAGTTGCCGAAGGTATTGCGCCAAGCGGTTTTGGCGAAATCACAGCTGAAGTTGGCGAAATAATCTCCGAGGAATGTGAAAAGGCAGGTAAAATTTCATCAATTCATGTAGCGGAATCCGAATCTAATCAAATAGAATCTATTAATTGCTGCGGATTAAGTGAAATTGAAAAAGGAGTTGCAAGCAACTTTTCCCAATTGGTTCACCTTACCAATCCGAAAAATAATGACTTGGAGTTGGTTTCAAACTCAAATCAAAATGTTGTTGTATGTCCGAGAGCTAATGCATCATTAAATGTAGGCATAGCTCCTTTAAATAAAATGATTGATTTGGGTTTAAGGCCGCTTCTTGGAAGCGATAATGTAATGCTCAATTCACCGAATATGCTTCGTGAATTGGAATTCAGCTTAAAAGTGATGTCGGTTTATTATAAAAACTATATTGATCCCTGTGAACTTTTAAAAATGGCTACAACAAATATATCTGACTTTGGAATTAACAACATTATTCAAAAATCCATGATAGCTGAAAGTCATTTTGCCGAATTTGCAGTGTTTAAATCATATTCAAAAAATCCTTATTTGAACATTATAAACAGGTGCGAAACAAAAAATATATTATGTATGATTAATAAAAAAGACCATCATATAATATAA
- a CDS encoding TfuA-related McrA-glycine thioamidation protein, with amino-acid sequence MVKVIIYTGLSLSFDEAKSILDSNGDIEVIYKRPIKRGDLIHDIKENPDIIGIIDGVFHQNSAVGHREILDVMKRGIKVFGASSMGALRASELDSLGMEGIGYCYNEYASGNITSDDDVAVMLDSETLESLSVPLISMDYVFTNAVGENIITPDEKEELIRITKETYYPKRNYAKTLSESGLNENKKAKLVDFIRTSKDIKKEDAKELILHIKKLIE; translated from the coding sequence ATGGTTAAAGTCATAATTTACACCGGATTATCCCTTTCTTTTGATGAAGCCAAAAGTATTTTGGATTCCAACGGAGATATCGAAGTAATTTATAAAAGACCTATAAAGCGGGGAGACTTAATCCACGACATTAAAGAAAATCCTGACATAATAGGAATAATTGACGGAGTATTCCATCAAAATTCCGCTGTCGGACATAGGGAAATTCTTGATGTGATGAAAAGAGGAATTAAGGTATTTGGCGCTTCCAGCATGGGCGCGCTTAGAGCATCGGAACTGGATAGCTTAGGAATGGAAGGCATTGGTTATTGTTATAATGAATATGCAAGCGGAAATATCACTTCAGATGATGATGTTGCAGTAATGCTTGATTCAGAAACCTTGGAATCCCTTTCAGTTCCGCTAATAAGTATGGACTATGTATTTACAAATGCAGTTGGGGAAAATATCATAACCCCTGATGAGAAAGAGGAATTAATCAGGATTACCAAAGAAACCTATTATCCTAAGAGAAACTACGCTAAAACTTTATCCGAATCAGGTTTAAACGAGAATAAAAAAGCTAAACTTGTTGATTTTATTCGAACTTCCAAGGATATTAAAAAAGAAGATGCTAAAGAATTAATCCTCCATATTAAAAAACTGATAGAATGA
- a CDS encoding zinc ribbon domain-containing protein → MYRVKYNNKDYGEFKKLSDALYERDALFFCNFDYDLLVECDLENKYEHMDLPPFPEKRPKGRIKGTKFNKNEREGEILFNHKLKKFYIQKGEEIIGQYDTMTEAFYYKKLLMDNDWDKNILKSHITEKIEVNTVIDSATKYKVELNFCPKCKSRLKIGVKECPSCGINIEEYLYQN, encoded by the coding sequence GTGTACAGAGTTAAATATAATAATAAAGATTATGGTGAGTTTAAGAAGTTATCGGATGCATTATATGAAAGAGATGCCCTGTTTTTTTGTAATTTTGATTATGATTTGCTTGTTGAATGCGACTTAGAAAACAAGTATGAACATATGGATTTGCCACCATTTCCAGAAAAAAGACCGAAAGGCAGAATTAAGGGGACAAAATTCAATAAAAATGAAAGAGAAGGCGAAATCCTATTTAACCATAAACTTAAAAAATTCTACATCCAAAAAGGTGAAGAAATCATCGGCCAATATGATACAATGACTGAAGCTTTCTACTACAAAAAGTTGTTGATGGACAATGATTGGGACAAAAACATCTTAAAATCACATATAACTGAAAAAATTGAAGTTAACACAGTTATTGACTCGGCAACAAAGTATAAAGTAGAATTAAACTTCTGTCCAAAATGTAAAAGCAGGCTTAAAATTGGTGTAAAAGAATGTCCTTCATGTGGAATCAACATAGAAGAATATTTGTATCAAAATTAA
- a CDS encoding 7-cyano-7-deazaguanine synthase — translation MRLNDKINIVIDILKDRNVAIGFSGGSDSTLIVYLASQIAKNTLAITIDNHLMPTGFVEHTRKMAESFGIEHEVIDIDFYRDADFLENTSKRCHTCRSLMYSTIKKLAIDRGFDYICDGNNISDLVDDRPGILVTYENDFKTPLIKAKLTSREIHEYLDKNNIPYSKSTTCLATRIPTNTPITQEKIEKISYCEDYILSNTGCEIVKVRDHGIFSLCEVDNVDEIIGENKYKQINDELKNKGYEKIALNLSGIKNNEDIILGLNEGDFSYKLPFTINIEDTEKQLENEIIFKTDEKIEVKNIEIFDSGLIEGKHFNSYENALERFMEILPNLRRNI, via the coding sequence ATGAGACTAAATGATAAAATCAATATTGTCATAGACATTTTAAAAGATAGAAATGTTGCAATCGGCTTTTCGGGAGGAAGCGATTCCACACTGATTGTTTATTTAGCTTCACAAATCGCAAAAAACACTCTTGCAATAACAATCGACAATCATCTGATGCCTACAGGTTTTGTTGAACATACAAGAAAAATGGCAGAATCATTTGGAATCGAACATGAAGTTATTGACATTGATTTTTACAGAGATGCTGATTTTTTAGAAAATACCTCCAAAAGATGCCATACCTGCCGCAGCCTAATGTATAGCACAATTAAAAAGCTTGCCATAGATAGGGGATTTGATTATATCTGTGACGGCAACAACATTAGCGATTTAGTTGATGACCGCCCAGGAATATTAGTTACTTATGAAAATGATTTTAAAACCCCCCTAATCAAAGCAAAACTGACCTCACGAGAGATTCATGAATATTTAGATAAAAACAACATTCCTTATTCCAAATCAACCACCTGTCTTGCAACCAGAATTCCTACAAATACTCCAATAACACAAGAAAAAATCGAAAAAATCAGCTATTGCGAAGATTATATCTTATCCAATACAGGATGCGAAATTGTTAAAGTTAGAGATCATGGAATCTTTAGTCTATGTGAAGTTGACAATGTAGATGAAATAATTGGTGAGAACAAATATAAACAAATTAACGATGAATTAAAAAACAAGGGTTATGAAAAAATAGCTTTAAATTTATCAGGAATTAAAAATAATGAAGACATAATTCTCGGCCTAAATGAGGGCGACTTCTCATACAAACTACCATTCACAATAAATATTGAAGATACAGAAAAACAGCTGGAAAATGAAATCATCTTTAAAACAGATGAAAAAATAGAAGTGAAAAATATTGAAATATTTGACAGCGGACTAATTGAAGGAAAACACTTTAATAGTTATGAAAATGCACTAGAAAGATTTATGGAAATCTTGCCTAATTTAAGAAGAAACATTTAG
- a CDS encoding CBS domain-containing protein: MLVKRTMSKNVVTVSVPGNRDKVLDLMRKEKKAVLPVVKGDTNILVGVVTRSDLINNPDEEQIAMLMSRDLITVSPGDDVVVAARKMMENNIRRVPVVDDEGELVGIITSFDLVSNALTKTEISDAVEDYMITTVPTTWEKTPLNVAFETMNQFGLKSVLALDDDAKLSGILTETDFISEIEIISERSEHSSTVGTEGDKWSWDSTSVLYIEKNRLKFTDKLVCDVAINNVEVANSKTKVSDCAKKMKSLNIEQIPVIGVEGELVGLVRASDLIKALVPHE, encoded by the coding sequence ATGTTAGTTAAAAGAACAATGTCTAAAAATGTAGTTACAGTTTCTGTTCCGGGCAACAGGGATAAAGTTTTAGACTTAATGAGAAAAGAAAAAAAAGCAGTATTGCCGGTTGTCAAAGGAGACACTAACATTTTGGTAGGTGTAGTGACCAGGTCAGATTTAATTAATAATCCTGATGAAGAACAAATTGCAATGTTGATGAGCAGGGATTTGATTACTGTTAGTCCTGGTGATGATGTTGTTGTTGCCGCTCGCAAAATGATGGAAAATAATATTAGACGAGTTCCTGTAGTGGATGATGAAGGGGAATTAGTAGGTATTATTACCTCTTTTGACTTGGTATCTAATGCTTTGACCAAGACTGAAATCAGTGACGCTGTTGAAGATTATATGATTACAACCGTTCCAACTACTTGGGAGAAAACCCCATTAAACGTTGCATTTGAAACTATGAACCAGTTTGGTTTAAAATCAGTTTTAGCGCTTGACGACGATGCTAAATTATCCGGAATTTTAACTGAAACAGATTTCATTTCTGAAATTGAAATTATATCTGAAAGAAGTGAACACAGTTCCACTGTAGGTACTGAAGGAGACAAATGGTCCTGGGACAGTACTTCAGTTTTATACATCGAGAAAAACCGTTTAAAATTCACTGATAAGCTAGTTTGTGATGTTGCAATAAATAACGTCGAAGTAGCCAATTCAAAAACTAAAGTTTCTGACTGTGCTAAAAAGATGAAATCTTTAAACATTGAACAAATTCCAGTTATTGGTGTTGAAGGCGAGTTAGTTGGTCTTGTAAGAGCTAGTGATTTAATTAAAGCATTAGTTCCTCACGAATAG